From Psychroflexus torquis ATCC 700755, the proteins below share one genomic window:
- the tilS gene encoding tRNA lysidine(34) synthetase TilS: MQDRFKSHIQSEFPELLTTPFLIAISGGLDSVVLAHLCNSLHLDFGLSHCNFQLRGLDSTRDEEFVENLSISLKCEFFIKTFQTESIAKESKSSIQLTARKLRYDWFQELIETTSHNYLLTAHHLNDDLETFIINLSRSTGLKGLTGIPQRNSHILRPLLKFSKAELKEYAIKHNIYWREDQSNASTKYLRNEIRHKIVPSLLELNSQFLESFESTLEKLKQTEHLIKDYTASLHQSLVSEEANRFNIDIEKLKTHPNPRGILYQLLEGFGFTQWEDVYHLLDAQTGKIVKSPTHQLVKDRNKLTVAALYTEEIKPITIEESDKVVRIINSKLEFQDHKKLEETGKQFAYFDKSKLKFPLSLRPIQNGDYFYPFGMKGKKKLSDFLKDEKISPVDKSSQLVLCNYNGDIIWVLNLRTDHRYKVEKNTQNILKIELKE; the protein is encoded by the coding sequence ATGCAAGATCGATTTAAATCCCATATTCAATCTGAATTTCCAGAACTTCTCACTACTCCTTTTCTCATTGCGATAAGCGGTGGTTTAGACAGTGTGGTTCTTGCGCATTTGTGTAACTCTTTACATTTAGATTTTGGTTTATCACACTGTAATTTTCAACTTAGAGGATTAGATAGCACTAGGGACGAAGAATTTGTAGAAAATCTATCGATTAGCTTAAAATGTGAATTTTTTATTAAGACTTTTCAAACAGAAAGCATTGCCAAAGAAAGTAAATCCTCTATTCAACTTACCGCTAGAAAATTACGATACGATTGGTTTCAGGAATTGATTGAAACTACTTCCCATAACTATCTACTTACCGCACACCATTTAAATGATGATCTAGAAACGTTCATCATCAATCTAAGTAGAAGTACAGGTTTAAAAGGGCTAACAGGTATTCCACAACGAAATAGCCACATTCTAAGACCGCTTTTAAAATTCTCTAAAGCTGAGCTAAAAGAGTATGCCATAAAACATAACATATACTGGAGAGAGGACCAGAGTAATGCATCTACAAAATACCTGAGAAATGAAATTAGACATAAAATTGTTCCCTCATTACTGGAATTAAACTCTCAATTCCTTGAGAGTTTTGAATCTACTCTCGAAAAATTGAAACAAACCGAACACTTAATTAAAGACTATACGGCTTCACTTCACCAAAGCTTGGTAAGTGAAGAAGCTAACCGCTTTAATATTGATATAGAAAAACTAAAAACGCATCCCAATCCACGTGGAATTTTATATCAGTTGCTAGAGGGTTTTGGATTTACACAATGGGAAGATGTCTATCATTTATTGGATGCACAAACTGGAAAAATCGTAAAATCTCCTACACATCAACTTGTAAAAGACAGAAATAAATTAACTGTAGCAGCATTATATACAGAGGAAATTAAACCCATTACTATTGAAGAAAGCGACAAAGTTGTGCGTATAATCAACTCAAAACTCGAGTTTCAAGACCACAAAAAATTGGAAGAAACAGGGAAACAATTTGCTTATTTTGATAAGTCAAAACTTAAGTTTCCCTTAAGTCTAAGACCAATTCAAAATGGAGACTATTTTTATCCGTTTGGAATGAAAGGAAAGAAAAAACTGAGTGATTTTCTTAAAGATGAAAAAATAAGTCCTGTAGATAAATCCTCTCAACTTGTCCTTTGTAATTATAATGGTGATATTATTTGGGTACTAAATTTGCGAACAGATCACAGATATAAAGTAGAAAAAAACACTCAAAACATCCTTAAAATCGAACTTAAAGAATGA
- a CDS encoding LETM1-related biofilm-associated protein produces MNPSASGWLTKCLHSIAESDLLSLDPDCFYEALRRSGFIYGSSQTALIPLNSKLKYTQQELAKINLFVALVYIDHKAFGDEPSNEIIIRITGFYESIYSQRNYLRSIFKLKSKPEQKLEQFIHKRVQTNEGLIQKNFSHIITNALIFTDVLTYNKTLIGSTPPSEYAKSLEYLIMSTVYLALGQKVSQTSYDTLILKLLQSSLRYNFQTEKDTKQIEDIQYSQTLDHIGSLYLLDLTCMAIYSDEKVEVDELSFLSKLGPQLNLKDHHIETAVEFLFEFVFIHKKNIAYFHFSNPLNHFYKNNQKAVKLLLSRNKNRLSKEIMQSKELVYLISQSTKRELSSEEKVKVKAQLYDIFKSIPSLAIFALPGGGVLLPIIIKFIPQLLPSAFNENYEKD; encoded by the coding sequence ATGAATCCTTCTGCATCAGGTTGGCTTACTAAATGCTTACATAGCATTGCGGAAAGCGATTTACTTTCGCTAGATCCAGATTGCTTTTATGAAGCTCTAAGAAGATCTGGATTTATTTATGGTTCTAGTCAGACTGCTTTAATCCCTTTAAATAGTAAGCTCAAGTATACTCAGCAAGAACTTGCAAAAATTAATCTTTTTGTGGCGCTGGTTTATATTGACCACAAGGCTTTTGGTGATGAACCCTCAAATGAAATTATCATTAGAATAACGGGGTTTTATGAATCCATCTATTCGCAAAGAAATTATTTAAGATCTATCTTCAAGTTAAAATCTAAACCTGAACAAAAACTGGAACAATTTATTCACAAAAGAGTTCAAACCAACGAGGGATTAATTCAGAAAAATTTCAGTCATATTATCACTAACGCATTGATATTTACTGATGTATTAACGTATAACAAAACCTTAATTGGTTCAACACCCCCAAGTGAGTATGCGAAATCTCTAGAGTATCTCATTATGTCTACGGTTTATCTTGCCTTAGGTCAAAAAGTCTCTCAGACCTCTTACGATACTCTTATCCTGAAATTATTACAAAGTTCCTTAAGGTATAATTTCCAAACTGAAAAAGACACAAAGCAGATTGAGGACATCCAATACAGTCAAACATTAGATCATATTGGAAGTTTGTATTTACTTGATCTAACGTGTATGGCTATCTATAGCGATGAAAAAGTTGAAGTTGATGAATTGAGTTTTTTATCTAAACTTGGGCCTCAATTAAATTTAAAAGATCATCATATAGAGACAGCGGTAGAGTTTCTCTTTGAATTTGTATTTATCCACAAAAAAAATATTGCTTATTTCCATTTCAGTAATCCTTTAAATCATTTCTATAAGAACAATCAAAAGGCGGTCAAATTGTTACTTTCTCGCAACAAGAATCGATTATCCAAGGAAATCATGCAAAGTAAAGAACTGGTTTATTTAATCTCACAATCTACTAAAAGAGAACTCAGTTCTGAAGAAAAAGTAAAAGTTAAGGCTCAGCTTTATGATATCTTTAAAAGCATCCCGTCTTTAGCTATTTTTGCTCTTCCAGGTGGTGGTGTTCTATTACCGATTATTATTAAATTTATCCCTCAATTGCTACCTTCAGCCTTTAATGAAAACTATGAGAAGGATTAA
- a CDS encoding GIN domain-containing protein has protein sequence MKTISILFFAVSCLCMTSCKFNINYPGGIEGEGDVISERFDLKSFNNLELERGWEVIIIPSSTNYMLVEANENLFEALEFETDSGTLKIGASKSIGKAEAKLITLYFSENLERLEVSSGVKLTSIDDLIFKNLIMELSSGSNVDLSLELKSLNLQTSSGSEASLNLNSDDLSVQSSSGSTVSIEANSITTTASASSGSSITLRGETNQLDVNSSSGSRINSKNFEANSIVAKASSGANISIYPLERLEANSSSGGSISYYNTPSENLIVNESNSGGSIKLKR, from the coding sequence ATGAAAACTATTTCCATTTTATTTTTCGCTGTTTCTTGCTTATGCATGACAAGCTGTAAATTCAACATTAATTACCCAGGCGGAATTGAAGGCGAAGGGGATGTGATCTCAGAACGCTTCGATCTGAAAAGCTTTAACAATCTAGAATTAGAGCGTGGTTGGGAAGTTATCATCATTCCTTCTTCAACTAATTATATGCTAGTTGAAGCTAATGAAAACCTTTTTGAGGCTCTCGAATTTGAGACCGATTCAGGAACACTTAAGATAGGAGCTTCTAAGTCTATTGGAAAAGCAGAGGCTAAACTCATTACACTTTATTTTTCTGAAAATCTAGAACGATTGGAAGTTTCCAGTGGAGTTAAGCTGACATCTATAGATGACTTAATATTTAAGAATTTAATAATGGAATTATCCAGCGGATCCAATGTCGATTTATCTCTAGAATTGAAGAGTCTCAACTTGCAAACATCAAGTGGGTCTGAGGCATCCCTTAACTTAAACTCAGACGACTTATCGGTACAAAGTTCTAGTGGTTCTACGGTTTCCATAGAAGCTAATTCCATTACGACAACGGCGAGTGCTTCTTCGGGTTCTTCGATAACCTTAAGAGGAGAAACTAACCAATTGGATGTAAATTCATCCAGTGGGTCTCGTATAAATTCCAAAAATTTTGAAGCGAATAGCATTGTAGCTAAGGCAAGTTCAGGTGCTAACATTTCTATTTATCCTCTAGAACGATTGGAGGCGAATAGCAGCAGTGGAGGGTCTATTTCTTATTACAACACACCTTCTGAAAATCTCATCGTTAACGAATCCAATTCAGGGGGAAGTATAAAATTAAAGCGATAA
- a CDS encoding PspC domain-containing protein yields MNKTININLANVFFHIDEDAFKKLDSYLKAIERYLSKEQSKDEILQDIEARIAELFTESTAQVNQVITMSQVNAMIGIMGEPEAYMMEDDEEPSSSASPKFKASRKLYRDLERKYVGGVSAGLNHYLGINTLLIRLFWVISAFFSVGGTVAIYVIIWILIPAARTTAQKLDMQGEPVNLSNIERKVKEGYSKFADKVGDIDYEKYGQQTKSGLTKFLDGLGEVLRALGVFLSKFLGIVLLLISGPVLIGLLIFLFSFGTISVFELGDFSQIEIFVLGIPNWIQIVLFFLVAAIPFFYLLILSLKLIFSNLKSIGKAAHITLIGIWVLSVIVITTLSVKKQLDVSYDAEVIEVIDLDISSGDTLQIRMNPNLMFSEILNQSKKSKIVKDEFDNERLFNSNIHVNFKSTSDDELKLRLTKKSYASSKARAREGASFIDYKYNLEDNVLKLDSYLLSNPEPTERNAKVEVTIYIPENHVIYLDENLNNFNNRRNLDRSKYNHYLNYKNDDWECLDCITTADTLSTQN; encoded by the coding sequence ATGAATAAAACAATAAACATCAACTTAGCAAATGTGTTTTTTCATATCGATGAAGACGCCTTTAAAAAACTCGATAGCTATCTAAAAGCAATTGAGCGCTATTTATCTAAAGAACAAAGTAAGGATGAAATTTTGCAAGATATAGAAGCTCGTATTGCAGAGTTATTTACAGAGTCAACGGCTCAAGTTAATCAGGTGATTACAATGTCTCAAGTAAATGCCATGATTGGTATAATGGGAGAACCAGAAGCTTATATGATGGAAGATGATGAAGAACCTTCTTCATCTGCGTCACCAAAATTTAAAGCATCTAGAAAACTTTATAGAGATCTAGAACGGAAATATGTTGGAGGAGTTTCCGCAGGTCTCAACCATTATTTAGGAATCAACACACTTTTAATTAGACTTTTTTGGGTGATTTCTGCTTTCTTTTCAGTCGGAGGTACAGTCGCTATTTATGTGATTATTTGGATATTGATTCCAGCCGCTAGGACTACGGCTCAAAAGCTGGATATGCAAGGAGAACCTGTGAATTTGTCCAATATAGAGCGTAAAGTGAAAGAAGGATATTCCAAATTTGCTGATAAGGTTGGAGATATCGATTACGAGAAATATGGACAACAGACCAAATCCGGACTGACTAAATTTCTAGATGGCTTAGGCGAAGTTTTGAGAGCTTTAGGGGTTTTCTTATCTAAATTTTTGGGAATCGTTCTTCTGCTCATCTCAGGGCCTGTTCTTATTGGTTTGTTGATTTTTTTATTCAGTTTTGGAACCATATCCGTATTTGAATTGGGAGATTTTTCACAAATAGAAATTTTTGTTCTGGGCATTCCCAATTGGATTCAAATTGTTTTGTTCTTTTTAGTAGCTGCTATTCCCTTTTTCTATTTGCTTATTCTAAGTTTGAAATTGATTTTTTCTAATCTAAAATCAATTGGTAAAGCAGCTCATATCACCTTAATTGGTATTTGGGTCTTATCCGTAATAGTCATCACAACATTAAGTGTGAAAAAGCAACTAGATGTGAGTTATGATGCTGAAGTTATAGAGGTTATTGATTTAGACATCTCATCTGGTGATACCTTGCAAATAAGAATGAATCCTAATCTTATGTTTTCTGAAATTTTAAATCAAAGCAAAAAATCTAAGATTGTCAAAGATGAATTTGATAATGAACGCTTATTTAATTCAAATATTCACGTGAATTTTAAATCGACTTCCGATGATGAATTAAAATTAAGGTTAACCAAAAAAAGTTATGCTTCAAGCAAAGCTAGAGCTAGAGAAGGAGCCTCTTTCATCGATTATAAATACAATCTGGAGGATAATGTTCTAAAACTTGATAGTTATTTACTTTCCAATCCTGAACCGACGGAGCGGAACGCAAAAGTAGAAGTAACTATCTATATTCCAGAAAATCATGTCATTTACCTAGATGAAAATTTAAATAATTTTAATAACCGTAGAAATCTCGATCGATCCAAGTACAATCATTATCTAAACTATAAAAATGATGATTGGGAATGTCTAGATTGTATCACTACAGCAGATACTCTTTCAACTCAAAACTAA
- a CDS encoding protein-disulfide reductase DsbD family protein codes for MIKKISYLALALFISSTTWAQFGLSLEVATENPSKWKASVKKTSDSVYTVSVVATMDPTWHLPSQKELGEDENGPIPTEFNFEYDADKLEKLGSIQEPQGITKFDEIFETNLTYFKDRAVFEQDFRIKAETATLNLEILFMICNDVMCLPQDQQRFNFKVQNSILQLAETKSIEVKEKDKVNAEALKLNLLGKSDYKLNSDEPDDSNLTIFLLGFVGGLIALLTPCVFPMIPLTVSFFTKGAKTKKLGLINAILYGAFIFLIYLLLSIPFHLLDSVNPEILNNISTNPYLNVTFFVIFMIFAFSFFGYYEITLPNSWSSRLDQKATSVGGVVGIFFMALTLALVSFSCTGPILGSLLGGSLSSDGGATMLTFGMGGFGLALALPFALFALFPNWLNSLPKSGGWLNTVKVVLGFLELGLAFKFLSNADLVQHWGILRREVFIGIWILIGIGLVLYLFGKLKFPHDGPIQRLGKGRLFAGILTLAFVVYLIPGLTNSPSANLKLISGFPPPLFYSVYEKDTDGPLGLKAYKSFDEGLKVAQEENKPILLDFTGWACVNCRKMEEQVWSVPEVYETIKNDYILISLYVDDKAKLSDDDQFNFERKNGTVKKIRTIGDKWATFQTLNFKNNSQPYYVLLSPKLDVLNKTIAYESSSKAYLSWLIQGLENFENKKR; via the coding sequence ATGATTAAAAAGATTTCGTATTTAGCCTTGGCTTTGTTCATCAGCTCAACCACATGGGCTCAATTTGGTTTATCATTAGAAGTGGCTACCGAAAACCCTTCAAAGTGGAAGGCTTCTGTTAAAAAAACTTCAGATAGTGTTTATACGGTTTCGGTAGTAGCGACTATGGACCCAACTTGGCATTTACCATCTCAAAAAGAACTCGGGGAAGATGAAAATGGCCCTATCCCTACTGAATTTAATTTTGAATATGATGCCGACAAACTTGAAAAGTTAGGATCTATACAAGAGCCTCAAGGCATTACAAAATTTGACGAAATCTTTGAAACCAATCTCACCTACTTTAAAGACAGGGCTGTTTTTGAACAAGATTTCAGGATTAAAGCTGAAACTGCAACTCTAAATCTGGAGATCCTTTTTATGATCTGTAATGATGTAATGTGTTTGCCGCAAGATCAGCAACGTTTTAATTTTAAGGTGCAAAATTCTATTTTACAACTCGCTGAGACCAAATCCATAGAGGTAAAAGAAAAGGATAAAGTTAATGCCGAAGCCTTAAAATTAAATCTTTTAGGCAAAAGCGATTATAAACTGAATTCAGATGAACCCGATGACTCCAATCTTACCATATTTCTTCTAGGCTTTGTTGGTGGACTTATAGCTTTGCTCACTCCTTGTGTATTTCCTATGATTCCGCTCACTGTTTCCTTTTTTACCAAAGGAGCAAAAACCAAAAAGTTAGGATTGATCAATGCTATATTATATGGAGCTTTTATTTTTTTGATTTATCTACTATTGAGTATTCCTTTTCATCTTCTCGATTCTGTAAATCCTGAAATTTTAAATAATATTTCAACCAACCCCTACTTGAATGTGACATTTTTTGTCATTTTTATGATTTTTGCCTTTTCCTTTTTTGGTTATTATGAGATTACACTTCCCAATTCTTGGAGTAGCCGCCTAGACCAGAAAGCAACAAGTGTTGGAGGTGTTGTAGGAATATTTTTTATGGCACTCACCTTAGCTTTAGTTTCCTTTTCGTGTACGGGCCCTATTTTAGGATCCTTGTTGGGAGGTTCTCTATCTTCAGATGGTGGAGCTACTATGCTCACGTTTGGTATGGGAGGTTTTGGCTTGGCGCTCGCCCTTCCTTTTGCTCTATTCGCCTTATTTCCCAATTGGCTTAATTCGTTACCAAAGAGCGGTGGCTGGCTGAATACTGTAAAAGTTGTTCTTGGGTTTCTAGAATTGGGACTTGCTTTTAAGTTTTTATCCAATGCAGACCTCGTACAACATTGGGGAATTTTAAGAAGAGAAGTTTTTATAGGGATTTGGATTCTTATAGGTATTGGCTTGGTGTTGTATTTGTTTGGAAAACTAAAGTTTCCTCACGATGGCCCTATACAAAGATTGGGCAAAGGCAGATTATTTGCAGGTATCCTTACATTAGCTTTTGTTGTTTATCTAATTCCGGGGTTAACCAATTCACCTTCTGCCAATCTGAAATTAATCAGTGGGTTCCCTCCTCCACTCTTTTATAGCGTCTATGAAAAAGATACTGATGGACCACTAGGGCTAAAAGCCTATAAAAGTTTTGATGAAGGCTTAAAAGTTGCTCAGGAAGAGAATAAGCCTATTTTACTTGACTTTACAGGCTGGGCCTGTGTAAATTGTAGGAAGATGGAAGAACAAGTCTGGAGTGTTCCCGAAGTTTACGAAACTATCAAAAACGACTATATACTGATTTCCCTTTACGTAGACGACAAAGCTAAACTCAGTGATGATGACCAATTCAACTTTGAAAGAAAGAATGGCACTGTTAAAAAAATAAGAACCATTGGAGATAAATGGGCCACCTTTCAAACGCTTAATTTTAAGAACAACTCTCAACCTTATTATGTTTTATTATCTCCAAAACTAGACGTTTTAAATAAAACGATTGCTTATGAATCTTCCTCCAAGGCCTATCTTAGCTGGTTGATACAAGGTTTAGAGAATTTCGAAAATAAGAAAAGATAG
- a CDS encoding anthranilate synthase component I family protein, with translation MRTLKTFHISIPQDFKNKLMLWGNQFEEAIYLDSNQNQQEHQNFEALMAVEAFTAIKSDDNEAFLRLYEYQHTTQDWLFGYMSYDLKNDTEHLTSQNQDQLNFPELYFIQPKKIWILKGETIEAHYLKLVDDEIEADLQSILNFDSVEENYLDPIVFTPRWNKVDYIEKAKSILKHIQRGDIYEVNFCQEFYAENSNIDPVKTFQSLNSISKAPFSSYLKLENYYAMGASPERFLMKENQQLISQPIKGTARRGNTREEDEELKAQLKIDPKEISENVMIVDLVRNDLSKTAQKASVKVEELCKVYSYEQVHQMMSTLSSQVKPEFSTAEILKSLFPMGSMTGAPKLSAMEIAEHNESTKRGLYSGAIGYITPKGDFDFNVVIRTLLYNSEKKYLSYMVGSAITSLANPEQEYEECLLKGKALQYAVNASAVSEK, from the coding sequence TTGAGAACACTAAAGACCTTTCATATATCCATCCCACAAGATTTTAAAAACAAATTGATGCTTTGGGGAAATCAGTTTGAAGAAGCTATCTATCTGGACTCTAATCAAAATCAGCAAGAGCATCAAAATTTTGAGGCTTTAATGGCAGTTGAAGCCTTCACTGCCATTAAATCTGATGACAATGAAGCCTTCTTAAGGCTATACGAATACCAACACACTACTCAAGATTGGTTATTTGGTTATATGAGTTATGACTTGAAGAATGATACTGAACATCTGACTTCTCAGAATCAAGATCAACTCAACTTTCCAGAATTGTATTTCATTCAGCCTAAGAAAATCTGGATTTTAAAAGGAGAAACTATAGAAGCTCATTATCTCAAACTTGTCGATGATGAGATAGAGGCAGATCTACAATCTATCTTAAATTTTGACTCAGTTGAAGAGAACTATTTAGACCCTATTGTGTTTACACCGAGATGGAACAAAGTGGACTATATCGAAAAGGCTAAATCCATTTTAAAACACATTCAAAGAGGAGATATTTATGAGGTGAATTTTTGTCAAGAGTTCTATGCTGAAAACTCAAATATTGATCCTGTAAAGACTTTTCAAAGTTTAAATTCTATTTCTAAAGCCCCGTTTTCAAGCTATCTTAAATTGGAAAATTACTATGCGATGGGAGCCAGTCCTGAGCGTTTTTTGATGAAAGAAAATCAACAATTGATTTCGCAACCTATCAAAGGAACAGCTCGAAGAGGAAACACACGTGAAGAAGATGAAGAGTTGAAAGCTCAACTTAAAATCGATCCCAAAGAGATTTCAGAAAACGTGATGATTGTTGACTTAGTCAGAAATGACTTGTCCAAAACAGCTCAAAAAGCTTCAGTTAAGGTTGAAGAATTGTGTAAAGTCTATTCTTATGAGCAAGTCCACCAAATGATGTCTACACTAAGTTCCCAAGTAAAGCCAGAATTTTCTACAGCGGAAATCCTAAAATCTTTATTTCCAATGGGAAGTATGACAGGAGCCCCTAAACTATCTGCTATGGAAATAGCAGAGCATAATGAATCTACCAAACGGGGACTCTATAGTGGTGCCATTGGTTATATCACTCCCAAAGGTGACTTCGATTTTAATGTCGTTATAAGAACTTTGCTGTATAATTCTGAAAAGAAATACCTTTCTTATATGGTAGGCAGTGCCATCACAAGCTTGGCCAATCCAGAACAGGAATACGAAGAGTGTTTGTTGAAAGGCAAAGCATTACAATATGCTGTTAATGCCTCCGCTGTTTCTGAAAAGTAG
- a CDS encoding DUF4442 domain-containing protein, protein MKLTPSKINLFLLTKLPSAWFCGVRLKHIDDTSCVTTATHKWINQNPFRSMYFAVQAMAAELSTGAIVMKEINESNLKISMLVAENTSAFHKKATGRIEFTCLDGDLVRSSVDKCATEPEGQKFWMTSIAKNENGDIVSEFKFLWTLRKK, encoded by the coding sequence ATGAAACTTACTCCCTCTAAAATCAATTTATTCTTACTCACCAAATTACCATCTGCATGGTTTTGTGGCGTGCGATTAAAACATATTGATGATACCTCTTGTGTAACAACTGCCACTCACAAATGGATTAATCAAAATCCCTTTAGAAGCATGTATTTTGCAGTACAAGCCATGGCAGCAGAATTAAGTACAGGAGCAATTGTGATGAAAGAGATTAATGAAAGTAACCTTAAAATTTCTATGCTAGTCGCAGAAAACACATCAGCTTTTCATAAAAAAGCAACTGGAAGAATAGAATTTACCTGTTTAGATGGTGATTTGGTAAGAAGTAGTGTAGATAAATGTGCCACTGAACCTGAGGGACAAAAATTCTGGATGACTTCTATCGCTAAAAATGAAAATGGGGATATTGTTTCTGAATTCAAATTCCTATGGACCCTACGAAAAAAATAA
- a CDS encoding PadR family transcriptional regulator, producing the protein MKIENTKAQMRKGVLEYCILSVLSHNDAYVAEILDTLKSAKLLVVEGTIYPLLTRLKNANLLSYRWEESTGGPPRKYYGLTEDGKEFLDELSTTWNELNYAVITITSKKNTDNE; encoded by the coding sequence ATGAAGATAGAAAACACAAAAGCTCAAATGCGAAAGGGAGTTTTGGAATATTGCATCTTATCGGTGTTAAGTCATAACGATGCCTATGTTGCAGAAATTCTAGACACTTTGAAGTCCGCAAAACTGTTAGTAGTTGAGGGAACAATTTATCCACTACTAACTCGATTAAAAAATGCCAATTTATTATCTTATAGGTGGGAAGAATCCACAGGAGGACCACCGAGAAAATATTATGGATTGACAGAAGATGGAAAGGAATTCTTAGACGAACTCTCAACCACATGGAATGAACTTAACTACGCAGTGATAACAATTACTTCTAAAAAAAACACGGACAATGAATAA
- a CDS encoding NADPH-dependent FMN reductase, which yields MSKVIAFTGSNSSTSINDQLLQYTLNSLVKESVDYIDLKKLSIPIFSEDIEKSSGIPDDIKSLKVEIDAASALIVSVNEHNGTMSSFFKNITDWLSRTDPKYLKDKKILLIGTSPGQGGAKFSLDYTKNNFEKFGGVIVDHFSLPSFQNNFSESGLSADFAKALKDSVSNFENDLNPA from the coding sequence ATGAGTAAAGTTATAGCTTTTACAGGCTCGAATTCGTCCACCTCAATCAACGATCAATTACTTCAATACACACTAAACTCTTTGGTAAAAGAGAGTGTCGATTATATCGATTTAAAAAAGCTGTCTATTCCCATTTTTTCAGAAGACATTGAGAAATCTTCTGGTATCCCAGATGATATTAAATCTTTAAAAGTTGAAATTGATGCCGCCTCTGCTCTTATTGTGTCTGTTAACGAACACAACGGAACAATGTCTTCTTTTTTTAAAAACATAACAGATTGGCTGTCGAGAACAGATCCTAAGTATCTCAAAGACAAAAAAATATTGTTAATAGGGACATCCCCTGGACAAGGAGGTGCTAAATTTTCTTTGGACTACACAAAAAATAACTTTGAAAAATTCGGTGGAGTTATTGTAGATCATTTTAGCTTACCGTCCTTTCAAAATAATTTTAGTGAATCTGGCTTAAGTGCAGACTTTGCTAAGGCCTTAAAGGATTCTGTATCTAACTTTGAAAACGATTTAAACCCAGCTTGA